The following are encoded in a window of Magnetococcales bacterium genomic DNA:
- a CDS encoding tetratricopeptide repeat protein, protein MTIQEEKNIIDSDPKFSLEHFMQNFQRVPGLVQAGLLDDASRILEQALILWPENLELLIYLANILWNMKSYDRAEELTSRGLQLAPDNIVLHLFMGDIAKFRKNVDVAMFHFREVIRLEPDNVDGLHQYGAILAECNRHDEAVAVLQRILKFRPDMAECHESIALVYRQQGFEILANIHLRLKDHLDRVNVPHNPENEVNNTYFLDGNKARAAARAGLQVKIFNAFPAPQICYHSDPTLAGDGLETLIYLPMDHVTNFFLESRLRLPATVDFNPTDPQQVRMAMVVARAVCATIQLRRKTLQQLEMDGRQIKPDFMPGQPWRIYLSTSRWSTVMQHASRNMALAMERLGCDVRFDIEENNLELLLMHHILKNYCTFNPHVTININSRNNTWLHPDVFNIVWYQDPMPEINQEKPLPWRQRDIVFSAYPHFDDAIRKTGVRQLHRQDLCVDLNLFRVMQPREERRKVVFMGSSYLNVLKGLPGEELVLRELGDMIEQEMSITSTHIQNLVDRTQLSFLHVSMYLHTHVIRKHTIEWLCELAPELDWEVEIYGKGWENMPVVAPYFRGEVPHGPAVAAIYNQARYALAVHQQMVKSQRLAEISACGCIPVLFDDRVNAELPHWDDEILFFKSKVGLRDCLRQEPKNDPTTIAQAYSYDEFAMRILRMVEEEVAAVGSNRFVQKPETI, encoded by the coding sequence ATGCAGAATTTTCAGCGGGTGCCCGGTCTTGTCCAGGCGGGTCTGTTGGACGATGCCAGTCGTATCCTCGAACAGGCATTGATTCTTTGGCCGGAAAATCTGGAGTTGCTGATTTATCTGGCCAACATTCTATGGAACATGAAATCTTATGATCGGGCGGAGGAGTTGACTTCCCGGGGTTTGCAACTGGCACCGGACAATATTGTCTTGCATTTGTTCATGGGAGATATTGCCAAATTCCGGAAGAATGTCGATGTGGCCATGTTCCATTTTCGAGAAGTGATTCGTTTGGAACCGGATAATGTGGACGGGCTTCACCAATACGGTGCCATTCTGGCTGAATGCAACCGTCATGACGAAGCTGTTGCCGTATTGCAGCGGATTTTGAAATTCAGGCCGGATATGGCCGAGTGTCATGAGTCAATTGCCCTTGTCTATCGGCAGCAAGGTTTTGAAATCCTTGCCAATATACATCTGCGCCTGAAGGACCACCTGGACAGGGTGAATGTGCCGCATAATCCGGAGAATGAGGTCAATAATACCTATTTTCTGGATGGCAACAAGGCACGAGCGGCAGCACGCGCCGGTTTGCAAGTGAAAATTTTCAATGCCTTTCCTGCACCACAGATTTGTTACCATTCCGACCCGACTCTCGCTGGAGATGGGTTGGAGACACTGATTTATCTACCCATGGATCATGTGACGAATTTTTTTCTGGAATCGAGGCTGCGTTTGCCTGCCACGGTCGATTTCAACCCGACTGACCCACAACAGGTACGCATGGCCATGGTGGTTGCCAGGGCCGTGTGTGCCACCATCCAATTGCGCAGAAAGACCTTGCAACAATTGGAAATGGACGGCAGACAGATAAAACCGGATTTCATGCCGGGTCAGCCATGGCGCATCTACCTTTCCACCTCACGCTGGTCAACCGTCATGCAACATGCCTCTCGCAACATGGCCCTTGCCATGGAACGATTGGGTTGTGATGTGCGTTTCGATATTGAGGAAAACAATCTTGAATTATTACTTATGCATCATATACTGAAAAATTATTGTACTTTCAATCCTCATGTGACGATCAACATCAACAGCCGAAACAATACATGGCTCCATCCTGATGTATTCAATATCGTCTGGTATCAGGATCCGATGCCGGAGATCAACCAGGAAAAGCCTTTGCCCTGGCGGCAGCGTGACATCGTTTTTTCCGCCTACCCGCATTTTGACGATGCCATTCGCAAAACAGGTGTCCGGCAGCTTCACCGCCAAGACCTGTGCGTCGATTTGAATCTTTTTCGTGTCATGCAGCCACGGGAAGAACGCCGCAAAGTGGTTTTCATGGGCAGTTCATACCTGAATGTTCTGAAAGGTCTTCCCGGAGAGGAGTTGGTTCTGCGTGAACTGGGCGACATGATCGAGCAGGAAATGAGCATTACCAGCACACATATTCAAAATCTCGTTGACCGGACGCAGCTTTCCTTTTTGCACGTCAGCATGTACCTTCATACCCATGTGATTCGGAAGCATACCATTGAATGGTTATGCGAACTGGCACCGGAACTGGATTGGGAAGTCGAAATATATGGCAAAGGCTGGGAAAATATGCCGGTGGTTGCCCCTTATTTTCGGGGCGAAGTTCCGCACGGGCCTGCCGTGGCCGCCATCTACAACCAGGCGCGTTATGCCCTGGCCGTGCATCAACAAATGGTGAAGTCGCAAAGACTGGCGGAAATATCGGCCTGTGGCTGCATTCCAGTCTTGTTCGATGATCGGGTGAATGCCGAATTGCCGCATTGGGATGATGAAATCCTGTTTTTCAAATCCAAAGTGGGTCTGCGTGACTGCCTGCGCCAGGAACCAAAAAACGATCCCACCACCATTGCCCAGGCCTACTCCTACGATGAATTTGCCATGCGCATCCTGCGGATGGTGGAGGAGGAGGTTGCAGCAGTCGGTTCGAATCGGTTTGTGCAAAAACCTGAGACGATCTGA